AAGAGCATGGCTTGAATATCTAATATTTGCTGGAAAAAGAATCGCTCACGTTTTGAAAAACCAAAATTATAGAAGGCTGCACTTTGGAATACGACAAAAATAATGACCAAATCCGTTTTATGCACGACGCAATTGATTTTTCAGGTAAGGACATCCTGGAAATCGGCTGTGGAAACGGTAGTATTTCCACTTGCCTGGCCAAAGGTTCCGGCTCCTATATTGCCATCGACCCTGACCCGGTCTGCATTGAACAGGCAAAACAGCTGGACACTGAAATCATTTTCCAAACCGGCACAGGCCAGGCCCTGAATTTCCCGGACAATCGCTTTGGCCTGGTCCTGTTCACCCTTTCCCTTCACCACCAGGACAGCGCACCTGCCCTGGAAGAGGCCTTCCGGGTCCTGAAACCCGGCAGTCACGTCCTGGTGGTGGAACCCAATGCCAGAGCAGCGTTCGAACTGTTTTTCAATTTGTTCGGCGATGAAACACAGGCCCTGGAGGCAGCTGAGACTGCAATCAGAAACAGTCGATTCACATTAAAGAATGAGGATCAATTCCAGGTAACTGCATCCTTTGAAAATATCCGGGACCTGTGTGAATATGACTTTGGCCGGGAATTGCCCGACCCTGCTGATAACCAGAAAATTTTAGATCTCCTTTGCCGCGTGAAAAACTGGGTCTCGCCTGCCCATATCCCGCATGTCCCCATTGATCTGGTTGACGAACTCAGGCTGTTTCTCCTTGAAAAACCTTTATCCTGAATTCTGTTTGCACTATTCGTTTGCCATTGATCTAAAGGGGCAATAGGTATTTAAGGATAAGGATAAACAAGGTACAATACAAAGTCCAAGGCACACAACGTGTGAAATCCTGATAAGGGAGGAGCCATGACAAAATACAATCAGATGAGACTGTATACAGTTTTCATTTGGTGTTTTGTCATATGGACATATGGCGTTGCCATCACTGAAGCGCAGCAACCAGGTGAGGAATCCACCATCCTGAAAATCGGCACGATGGACCTTCCTCCCTACGGGTGGGAAGATTCGCAGCATGAAAAACACGGAATTATCTATGAACTGAATCAGGAAATCGGTATCCGGTCAGGGTTCTCATTTACCAACAAAATTCTGCCGCATAACAGAATGTACCAGATGCTGAAGAATGGAAAAATTGATCTGATCTCGTCTCAGGCTCACCAGGCTGCCCTGGATGCCGGAGACAAACTGGCCGTACAGTTTACTATTAATGTGATTGTCGCTACCCAAAAAGGATCTGGAATTCAGAAAATTGAGGATCTCAAGGGGCAGAAATTAATCTATCATCATTCTGCCTCTTATCCGCAGCTGGATGGATTGCCACCGAAAGAGATCATTCGGGTGCAACATTACCAGCAGATTCTCAAAATGTTGTACAGCCGCCCATATAACGGAGGTGTATTTTCCGAGCCTGCTTATTATTACTGGATGCAGGAGATAGGGTTCACTCCCACCGATTTTGGTAAAGTTATCATGATTGAGTGCAACAAAGAACAATGGATATTTGTGAGAAAAGAACTCCCTCAGAAAGTCCGGATAATTCTTAAACAAATTGTTGAAGATATGTACAAGGAAAATCTGTATGAGGCGCTGCTAAAGAAATATGGGAAGAAATAAATTGTATGACGTTACCCAAAATATCATTATAAAAAGAGGAAAAATAGCCTGGCGTTCGAGCAGGCCACTTTCCGTCTTTTGCAATTTCCGACTTCTAAGGAAGTAACATCTGCATAGGCGCAGTTTTTCGTTGGAGCGGCTTCCAGCCGCGATGATTTTAGAACAGATCGCGGCTGGAAGCCGCTCCAACGAAGCCACCACCTTTCTTTCGGGTGTGTGGCCACAGGTGGCCTGAAAAAGCTTTTTGTGAGCCAATCAAATTTTGCCAGATTATAGATTGATTCAGAGTTCCCCCAACAAATTGGGAAGCGCCTCGAACTTTAATCGGTAATAGAACAAAGAGCGCCAGCGTTTTCGGATACCGCCTGCTCGAGTCCGTCAAGGCCGAGAATGCCTCCGGGAACCAAGGGTAGCATGGCAAGGCGCTGGATGGAAAAGTTCTCGGCGATGTCATCCGCCGTTTCTTCCGGTCCCACTTTGTTGACCACGATCCGGGAAATGGAAATATCGATGTCGGCCAGGCGCCTTTCGATGCGCCGGGCTTCGGAAAGGCTGAGCCGGTCGTTGTTCAGCACCAGGTTCACATGGGTGCTTGAGGACATGAAGCGTGATTTGAGGCGGGTATGGCTTGCGATCAGTTCGTCCAGTTTTGTCCGGACCCGGTCGGTCTCGAACTCGCAGGCGCCCATTTTGATTTTGGAGATGATTTCTTTTTTCTTGCAGATGGCGCTGCGCAGCTTCAGCAATTCGTCGAGCCACACCAGACTAATGGAAGGCAGGGAGAAGAACCGCAGGGAGAGGGCCGTGGGGGCCATATCGAAGATAATGGCGTCCTGGCCGCCGGCGGCCTGCATGATGTCTTCAAAGGCCAGCAGCAGGGCATATTCTTCCAGTCCCGGCGCGTATTGTAAAACGTTGAAATGGTCCTGCAGGTTGAAGGCGCTCTGGTAGGCGTAGGTGCGTTTAAGGTGGTTGCGCGTCTCCTTCAGATAACGGTGTATCCAGTATTCGGTGTCGATCTCCCGGACTTCGAGGTTCGGGGCCACTGGCCGGGATTTGCCGGAAAAGCGCATCCCGAAAATATCGCACTGGTTGTGGGCCGGGTCCATGGATACGAGCAGGGTGCGCCGCCCCGTGGCCGCCAGGTGAACGGCGGTCAGGGCCGATGTGGTGGACTTGCCCACACCGCCCTTGCCGATAAAAAAATGGATGGGAATCTCGGACATGGCAGTCAATCGATATCCAGTACGGAGAAGAGTTCACCCAGCGGATCATGGGCTGTGGTCACTTTGGCCAGCATCACGGCGAATTCATGCTCCATTTCGGGCATCAGGTCCATGGTGATCTGGATGGGCGGCGAGGGAATGCCGACGAAAACCCCCAGCACCAGGAGCGCGAAGATGTTTTCCAACTCTTCGACCTCGTATTCGACGGTTTCCACGGCCTTGCCCCGGGCGACTTCGTCCATGGTCCCCCAGATTCGCCGGAGCCGGCTGCACAAGGCGGTCAGAAAGTGCGGTGCCATGGGCATCATTGCACCCGGAACACCCGGCGGTCGAACGCCAGCCGTTTTTCCGACGGATAGTGGTAGTACAGGGCATAGAGCATGGCCAGCAGCGCACCGCCCAGATAGAAAGCCGGTGCGGCCAGGGCGTATACGGCCAGGGCCAGATAGGGCGTCGCCATGACCACGATCAAAATAGCGCGTTGGAAACGATAAAATTCGGCTTCCGATGTCTGCCTGCGCAGGTGCATGCGGTGGGCGAAGGCCGTGCGGACCATGATCGGGGCGGCTGCGGCCGTGGCCACCGCCAGGATGAACAATACGGGCACCCAGCCGGCCATTGCTTTCGCTTCGAAGGGATCGATGCCCAGCGACCGCAACAGCAGCACGCAGCCGAAGCCGACCAGCGCCGGTGCCAGCATGAGAATAAACCGTTTTTGAAGTGTGGTCTTCATTTTTGCTCCTGATGGATGTCCGTCCTTTTTAAATCGACGGATCTGTTTGGGGCGACCCACCTCCTCCATTGACGATTGCCAGCGCCTGGGATGCCCCGTCCGTTTCGGGGATGATCATGCCGGAAACGGACGGGGCGCTGGGGGGAGGACCCAGACTACGCTTGATCAGACGGATGTCACCTCGCTGGCACCGTCCATGGCGATATCGTCGGTGGAGAAGAACTTCACCACTCCCTCGACGACGATCCAGGCTGCAATGATAATGATGACAAGATTAATTGTCTGCAAAAGCAGGTTGTGCTGGGTGCCGAACTTGAACTGGTTCATCACGGCCGCCCAGAGGGTCATCACGGACATGAAGACGGCCGGGATTCCGGCAACCAACCACTTCAACCCGCCTTTGGTTTTCAGGTACAGGGTGATGACGATCAGAGCCAGGGCCGCCAGGGTCTGGTTGACCGCACCGAACAGGGGCCAGAGCTTCAGGGCGCCCTTGCCGCCGGCGCCGGTGGCAAAGGCCAGGATGCAGGCGGTACCCACGGCGATGAAGGTGGCCACATACTTGCCGGTCAGGTATTCCATCCTGAGGCTGGTGAACAACTCCGAGAGGACGTAGCGCTGGATCCGGGTGGCGGTGTCCAGGGTGGTGCCGGCGAAAGAGGCCACGAAGACCGCCATGATGGCCAGGGTGAACTGTTTGGGAATGCCTAAGGTGTTGATCATATTGGCCGCGCCGTCCACGAAGGCGCTGATCTTGGACCCCAGACCGGCTGCGGCGGCCCAGGACGAGTAGTGGGTGGTCCAGGCGGCGACGCCGGTCAGGGTTTCACCGGCCTTGGTGGTGTAGCCCAGGCCGATGCCCGCGGCCACGGCAACGATCACCAGGGTGGCCAGGGCCCCTTCCATGAGCATGGACCCGTAGCCGACGAACAGCGAATCGTCTTCGCTGCGGACCTGTTTGGCCGAGGTGCCCGAAGAGACCAGCGAATGGAACCCGGAAATGGCGCCGCAGGCGATGGTAATGAACAGGAACGGCCACATGGGCGGGGCCTGGGCCGGCTGGGCCTGGACCGCCGGTGCCACGATCTCCAATCCTCCGAAAAAGGCGGCCGCCAGCACCCCCAGGATCAGCAGCACCATGGCGATGACCAACTGATGGGAGTTGATGAAATCCCGCGGCTGGAGCAGGGCGGTGACCGGCAGGACCGAGGCGAAGAAGGCGTAGATCATCAGGATGATGGTCCAGACACCGGTAGCCGGAATGCCGGCGATGGCGGGCATTTTCATGGGCATATAAGGCCCGATGAAGACGGCCAGGTACATGAGCACGATGGCCCAGATGGAGAGCCCCATGACGCCTTTGCCTTTTTTATACACCAGATACCCGAGCACCATGGCGATGGGCACTTCCACCCAAACGGCCAGCACCGACTGGGGATACATGGCGAAGATAATGGCGATCACCAGCCCGAAGACGGCAATGACGATCCACAGCTCCAGAAAGACGATCAGGAAGAAGAGAAAGCGGGTGCGGCTGTTGATGTACTTGGCGGTGTAGTCCGAAATGGATTTGCCCTGGTTGCGCATGGAGATGATCAGGGCGCCGAAATCGTGGACCGCCCCCATGACGATGCTTCCGATAAAAACCCATAACAGGGCCGGTACCCATCCCCAGATGATGGCGATGGCCGGGCCGACGATGGGGCCTGTTCCGGCGATGGAAGTAAAATGGTGGCCGAAAATCACCTCCTTTTTGGTCGGCACGTAATCGACGCCGTCTTCCATGCTGACCGACGGGGCTTGGGATTCGCCCGAAAGGGCGAAGATCCTCCTGCCGACGTACCGGCCGTAAAGATTGTACATGACGATGTATCCGGCAAATGCCAGAACAACGATGATCAATGCATCCATGCTGCCTCCTTTCGATTGGTTGAAACTGGGTTATTTGCTTCTCCCGTTCATCAAACGGGTTAAAGACGTTTCGATGTCCTGCATCTGAAACGGTTTGGCGATATAGTCGTCCACCCCGGCCGCAGCGGATCTTTCCGCCAGCGTTCGATCGCCATGGGCGGTAATCAGGATTTTGAGGGAAGCGGTGTGGGAACGCCGGATACGGTCGAAGAAGGCCAGTCCGTCCATCCCAGGCAGCCGGTAATCGGCGATAATAATGTCGTATTGTTTTTCCCGGAGCGCATCGATGCCGGCTTCGGCACTTTCCACGGCCTTGAAGAAGCACCCCTCGCTGTCGAAAAAGGCTCCCATGGAATCGCGGATCCATTCATCGTCGTCGACCAGGAGAATTTTTTTTGTTCGCAACCGGGTGAGCAGATCCATTGTCGGTACGATCCATCAAAGGCCAATTTGCCCAATATCTGTATTGTTCCTGAAATGAAGGTTGTGAATATCGACCCTGCAACTTGGCAGAGCAGCATCCATGCCAGGCATTAAAGAAAATAAAATTTAAGAATTACAAATTGTTATGTATGCAAGGAAAATGATCGGACCGATGAAGTAGAAGATCTTAGAAACGGGGTTCGAAATTTTTCGAAACCGTTTGTTTACAGGGCTCAAGCTTTTCGAACACCTTGCTCCCATGCCCTGCATGGGAGCATTCTTACTCATGCGGTAGGTATGGGTTCCCATGCAGAGCATGGGAACCAGACAATGGCGGTGGTGTCTGCACGGGGCGATTTATCGTGGGAGCGGCGTCCCCGCCGCGATGATTTTTGGACGAATCGCGGCTGGAAGCCGCTCCCGCGGTTCCACCCCTGTGGCCATGGGGGTGGTCTGAAAAGCTTTTTACGAGTTCGTCAGGAATCGCCGGAGAGAATTTTTTTGCGGCGGTAGCGGAAGGTGTGGTGGTTGAGGCCCAGCAGGCCCGCCGCACGGCTTTCATTGCCGCCGGCCATCTGCATTGCCGCTTCCATATAATATTTTTCCATGGACCGGGTAAGGGCGGTCAGGTCGAGGCCGTCCGGCGGGAGCGGGGGAAAGTCCATGGCGCCGGAGGGCGCCGGTTCGGAGGCGGCCTCCAATCCGAGATCGGCGGGTGACAGGATCGGGCCTGCTGCGGTCAGCGCCCCCCGTTCGATGACATTTTTCAACTCCCGCACGTTCCCCGTCCAGTTGTGGCTCAGCAGGGCCTTTTCCGCCGCGGGAGAGAATCCGGTGATGGCCTTGGCGAACTTCTCGCCGAATTCGACCATAAAATGGCGCGCCAGGGGAAGGATGTCGTCCATACGGGCGTTGAGGGAAGGAATTTTCACCTTCACCACCCCCAGGCGGAAGTAGAGATCCTTGCGGAATTCTCCCTTTTCTATCATGGCGTCCAGATCCTGGTTGGTGGCCGAGATCACCCGGGTATGCAGCGTCTGGAGACGGACGCCCCCCACATGGTAGTACTCCCCCTGTTCGAGAAATCGCAGCAGCTTGGCCTGGGCCCGGGGACTGAGATCGCCGACTTCATCCAGAAAGAGGGTTCCGCCGGCGGCCATTTCCACGAGGCCGCGTTTGCCGGCGGCTATGGCGCCGCTGAAGGCGCCTTTTTCGTAGCCGAACAGTTCGCTTTCCAGCAGATCTTTGGGGATGGTGGCGCAGTTGACGGTAACGAACGGCCCTTTGAAATTGGGGCTCCGGTAATGAATGGTGCTGGCGACCAGTTCCTTGCCGGTGCCGGTGTCGCCCTGAATCAGGATGGGCGTGTCCGGGCTTTGGGCCACTTGGCTGACAAAGGCCATGACATCCTGAATGACTTCACTCCGGGCGATAAAGCAGGGGATATGGGCCTGCAGGAACTGCTGCTGGAGCGACCGGACCTCTTTTTGAAGCCGGACGCTTTCCAGTGCGTTGCGGATGGTCGCTTCCAGGCCGGCCATTTGCAGCGGTTTGACCACATAATCGTGGGCGCCCAGTCTCATGGCCCGGACAACGGTATCGATCTCCTCGAAGGCGGTGATCATGACCACCCTCAGACCGGGATGCCGTTTGTGGATCTCCTCTATGGCCTGCAAGCCGTCCATGCCCGGCAGCCCGATGTCCAGCAGCACCAGGTCCGGCAGGCTCGCCTGCATGGCCGCCAGGGCCGTTTCCGCCGACGGGAAGGTTTCGATGCAATAGGTATCGGCAAAGGCCGTTGCAATGCTGTCCCGAATGAGTTCTTCATCGTCGACGACATGGATGGCGAAAGGTCTCATTTTGAAAGCGGTTCTCCGGGAAGCGGCAGGTCGATGGTGAACTGCGCGCCGCCGTCTTTTCCGGCCGGATCGGCGGTCAGCCGGCCGCCGTGATCCGCGACGATGCGCTGGCTCAGGCTCAGGCCGATGCCGGTGCTGCCGTTTTTGGTGGTGTAAAACGGGTCGAAGATGGCCGATTGCATCGCCTGCGCAAAGCCCGGCCCCGAATCCGAAACGACGATCCGCACGCTGTCCGGCGCCAACAGCGAGGCGATCCGGATCGTTTTGTTCGTTTGGCTGTTTTTCAGGGCTTCGGCGGCATTGATGATCAGGTTGAGGACCACTTCCTCGATGAGGGTGGGGTCAAGCAGACATTGCGGCAGGTTTTCGGCGGTTTCGATCTCGAGGCGAATACCGCTTTTCCTGAGCGACACCCGGGATAGGTCGATGGCTTCGCGGACGGGCCGGTTGGGATCGCAGGGAATCAGGCGGGGGGACCCCGGCTTGGAGAAATCCATGACCCGTTTGATCACCGATTCGATTTTGCGGGAGGCCGAGCGCAGCTTCTCCAGAATGTCGGCCACCTTTTCGTCCGGTCCGTGGCGATGATAGCGTTTTTCCAGGGTATCGAGGTAAATGTTGATGCCGGACAGGGGGTTGCGGATTTCATGGGCGATCCCCGCGGCCACCCGCCCCAGAGAGGACATCTTGTCGTGGATGCGCAGCAGGTGCTCCATTTCCTTGGCCGGCGTGATGTCCATCATGTTGACCAGCAGGGCCTGCCGGCCCCGGTAGCGCGTCGTTACCGCGCGGCAGTGAACCCATTTGACCCCTGAACCGGACGGATTTTCTCCGGGGAGATAGAACCTGAAATCGATGTCGCAGGGCAGCTGCGATCCCGATACGACCCGACGATAGTACGCCTCGACCTTGTCCGCATCCTCCGGATGGATGCTGTCGCGGTCCAGCAGCTTGTTGAACCGCGGCAGGGGACCGAGCAGCCGCTCCTGTTCCGGGTTCTGGTAGACCACTTCGTCGTCCTGCACGATGGAGATGCCGGTCAGCGAGCCTTCCACCAGGGAACGGAAACGGTCCTCGCTTTCCTGAAAGG
This window of the uncultured Desulfosarcina sp. genome carries:
- a CDS encoding carbon starvation protein A yields the protein MDALIIVVLAFAGYIVMYNLYGRYVGRRIFALSGESQAPSVSMEDGVDYVPTKKEVIFGHHFTSIAGTGPIVGPAIAIIWGWVPALLWVFIGSIVMGAVHDFGALIISMRNQGKSISDYTAKYINSRTRFLFFLIVFLELWIVIAVFGLVIAIIFAMYPQSVLAVWVEVPIAMVLGYLVYKKGKGVMGLSIWAIVLMYLAVFIGPYMPMKMPAIAGIPATGVWTIILMIYAFFASVLPVTALLQPRDFINSHQLVIAMVLLILGVLAAAFFGGLEIVAPAVQAQPAQAPPMWPFLFITIACGAISGFHSLVSSGTSAKQVRSEDDSLFVGYGSMLMEGALATLVIVAVAAGIGLGYTTKAGETLTGVAAWTTHYSSWAAAAGLGSKISAFVDGAANMINTLGIPKQFTLAIMAVFVASFAGTTLDTATRIQRYVLSELFTSLRMEYLTGKYVATFIAVGTACILAFATGAGGKGALKLWPLFGAVNQTLAALALIVITLYLKTKGGLKWLVAGIPAVFMSVMTLWAAVMNQFKFGTQHNLLLQTINLVIIIIAAWIVVEGVVKFFSTDDIAMDGASEVTSV
- a CDS encoding class I SAM-dependent methyltransferase, which produces MHDAIDFSGKDILEIGCGNGSISTCLAKGSGSYIAIDPDPVCIEQAKQLDTEIIFQTGTGQALNFPDNRFGLVLFTLSLHHQDSAPALEEAFRVLKPGSHVLVVEPNARAAFELFFNLFGDETQALEAAETAIRNSRFTLKNEDQFQVTASFENIRDLCEYDFGRELPDPADNQKILDLLCRVKNWVSPAHIPHVPIDLVDELRLFLLEKPLS
- a CDS encoding response regulator, encoding MDLLTRLRTKKILLVDDDEWIRDSMGAFFDSEGCFFKAVESAEAGIDALREKQYDIIIADYRLPGMDGLAFFDRIRRSHTASLKILITAHGDRTLAERSAAAGVDDYIAKPFQMQDIETSLTRLMNGRSK
- a CDS encoding ArsA family ATPase — its product is MSEIPIHFFIGKGGVGKSTTSALTAVHLAATGRRTLLVSMDPAHNQCDIFGMRFSGKSRPVAPNLEVREIDTEYWIHRYLKETRNHLKRTYAYQSAFNLQDHFNVLQYAPGLEEYALLLAFEDIMQAAGGQDAIIFDMAPTALSLRFFSLPSISLVWLDELLKLRSAICKKKEIISKIKMGACEFETDRVRTKLDELIASHTRLKSRFMSSSTHVNLVLNNDRLSLSEARRIERRLADIDISISRIVVNKVGPEETADDIAENFSIQRLAMLPLVPGGILGLDGLEQAVSENAGALCSITD
- a CDS encoding transporter substrate-binding domain-containing protein; the encoded protein is MTKYNQMRLYTVFIWCFVIWTYGVAITEAQQPGEESTILKIGTMDLPPYGWEDSQHEKHGIIYELNQEIGIRSGFSFTNKILPHNRMYQMLKNGKIDLISSQAHQAALDAGDKLAVQFTINVIVATQKGSGIQKIEDLKGQKLIYHHSASYPQLDGLPPKEIIRVQHYQQILKMLYSRPYNGGVFSEPAYYYWMQEIGFTPTDFGKVIMIECNKEQWIFVRKELPQKVRIILKQIVEDMYKENLYEALLKKYGKK
- a CDS encoding sigma-54 dependent transcriptional regulator, with amino-acid sequence MRPFAIHVVDDEELIRDSIATAFADTYCIETFPSAETALAAMQASLPDLVLLDIGLPGMDGLQAIEEIHKRHPGLRVVMITAFEEIDTVVRAMRLGAHDYVVKPLQMAGLEATIRNALESVRLQKEVRSLQQQFLQAHIPCFIARSEVIQDVMAFVSQVAQSPDTPILIQGDTGTGKELVASTIHYRSPNFKGPFVTVNCATIPKDLLESELFGYEKGAFSGAIAAGKRGLVEMAAGGTLFLDEVGDLSPRAQAKLLRFLEQGEYYHVGGVRLQTLHTRVISATNQDLDAMIEKGEFRKDLYFRLGVVKVKIPSLNARMDDILPLARHFMVEFGEKFAKAITGFSPAAEKALLSHNWTGNVRELKNVIERGALTAAGPILSPADLGLEAASEPAPSGAMDFPPLPPDGLDLTALTRSMEKYYMEAAMQMAGGNESRAAGLLGLNHHTFRYRRKKILSGDS
- a CDS encoding ATP-binding protein produces the protein MSTHRPQRPNRGLNCLFSISNLASQEQVSLPTLLEHAAAELPQTLRFPESACAAIRLGTIRCTSDPFRQTPWMLSEAITVGGKPIGIVEMGYLENQCPAEQPLFLDEERRLLALVAEILGRVAARHRTETAFQESEDRFRSLVEGSLTGISIVQDDEVVYQNPEQERLLGPLPRFNKLLDRDSIHPEDADKVEAYYRRVVSGSQLPCDIDFRFYLPGENPSGSGVKWVHCRAVTTRYRGRQALLVNMMDITPAKEMEHLLRIHDKMSSLGRVAAGIAHEIRNPLSGINIYLDTLEKRYHRHGPDEKVADILEKLRSASRKIESVIKRVMDFSKPGSPRLIPCDPNRPVREAIDLSRVSLRKSGIRLEIETAENLPQCLLDPTLIEEVVLNLIINAAEALKNSQTNKTIRIASLLAPDSVRIVVSDSGPGFAQAMQSAIFDPFYTTKNGSTGIGLSLSQRIVADHGGRLTADPAGKDGGAQFTIDLPLPGEPLSK